TGAAAGCATAAGGGCTTAATGTAGCGTCGACAAGAGATCATTGCATGCTTCATCAAGATTTGTTTTGCTGACGATTTATCGTAATGGTTTTCTACGGTTGCAGTGGTGGGATATACCGTCACGAGGTGCGCTGTCAGTCAACATGGGGTGCGTGTGAAACTGTAAGAACGATAACGGTGTCCGGACAGTTTCTTGAATCAACCTGATTTCAGGTTGCGCTGGGTTTTTCGTCACCTTGCTGAGGAGATACATCGTAATAACCGCCTCAGACAGCGACAGTCACCTCATACAGACCATATCATAACATTGCCAGAGTGCCATCTAGTGTCTAGTAATGCCATGTACAACCCCTGTGGACCAAGGCCAACACAGGACTAATTATTTAAATGATGTCAAATTCTGCCCTTCCATACCACGAAAGGGATTACAAGCCTTCATCACAGCCTTGTGTATATTATGTTAAAGTGTTCATGTTGCATGACTGACGTCGTCTATCAGGCCGTACCATGCATCGTCTCATCTAAGCCCAGCACCATCGTTAGGGGGTTAATGACTTCTGcttcactcttcctctcctgtctgacGGACCAGCGGCTGAAGAGGACGTGTGTCCCACAGCTCCCTCAAGTGGCGAAGGGAGCAACTGTCAAACACCAGGGAGAGCTAGCTCAGcaatttattttctattttagtAACAGCAATGCATTGTACAGTTGGTATTTATATGATTATTATAAACAGGTGAGCTCGATTATTAGGTAGAGAGATTTTATTGCGTCAGTGTGGAAGAGTATTGACTGCACAAACACATGGAGACAATGTACAGTGCATTATACGCCAGTTGGCTCTATAGGTTTCAGTTATCTAAAAAGCACATTCTAGTATGGGCACATTATTACTATGCATGTAACATATCCAGGGCATTTACTCAGTGCTTTTAGTTTATCAATCAGCCAGATGACTACTAGCACTCCAAGACCCACGCGCCTGATACCTTCTGATTGGCACCAAATAAAACCTTTGGACCTCTTGTCTACACTGCGTCTGTCCCTCACTGCGTCTGTCCCTCAATGCGTCTGTCCCTCACTGGGTTTTTGTTCCGGGTTTGTTCTGGTCAGAAACAAGATCAATGTGTCACATCCGAACAAATGAACCATGGTTTTTTCGGTAATACTTTGTTTTGGGTTGAGCACGAGGTCCTATAGCTGGTCTGGTGATTTGATGAGTCAGTGTCTAACCAGAAGCAAAGAAACAGCAGTCGTCCAGGCAGAGCAAAGACTCTCATTCTTTATTTTCCTTCAGAACAATAAAAATAGTTTAACAAACAAAAGGACTTCAATCTCTCCATTTCAACGTAGGCTATTTACAGCAGAGGATGAAACGGCCGGTCGCGTCAGCTTCATCTCTCCGTGGCTCCGTTCCTGCCCCCGCCGTCTCAGACGTAGAGGCGAGGACAGCACCGAGACCTCCGGGGGGCTATTGCTGTGTCTTCGACTCTTCAACGAGGTATACAGGCTATGTACTATTACATAATTGGTGACACTTGTTACTATGCAGACATCACTGACGAACCATGAGGAACATTGTTTCGTATGGAAGTGCTCCAAGCTAGACCCGTTCATTTGAGAGAACATTGGAAATGGAACAAAACTCTTAGTCTCGTGCTCGTCTGAGCGAGCAGAAGCATCCACGACTCCAGACCTTGCTCAAGTCACCATGGAAACTTGGTCATCGATGAAAAGACAAGAATTTTGTTGACAACCCCACCCCAAAAAATTAGTTCTCTTGAGAAGGGTATCAACTGTTGATGACAGGGATCCCTGAGGGAATTCAGTGTTGAGAATGACAGtgagtgatttttttttttttttacgtcaaCAACCAAGTATCCCTCCTGCATGTGTCATTGTCAGCTTGCATCTAGGCTTCTCGTTGTTCACACAAAATGCAGCGAAAACCAAAATGCAGAGGTATTTGACAGTATACACAGAACTCGGCAACTTCAATAAAAAGTCCAGCTTTTGAGTCTTCAGGCACCTTCTACACTTAATAAAAAGAACTAGACTCCGTTACAGAATAAATGGCTCGATATCTTCACATCGACTAGTGTCCCATCTGTTAGTTAGCAGATGTACTAGGGAACACAGCATGTCCACGCTCCCCATTTAGTCTGACACGAAATGACACTAATTACAAATGTTGGTTTTAAACGGATTCTATTGAAAATAACTAAGTCACAGTTCACTGGGGGGAAAAAATTTAAGTGGTAATGAAATATGAATAAGCAGAAAACAAATGTAATATTCCCCATTCACTGGCTGGGGGACTAGTGTCTGAGGTTGTTGTTATTGCAGGGTTTCTGTAAAGCTGGGAGGAAATCTGTTGACACCACAGGACAGTCCAAACACACCGCTCCCCTACGATTGGATGTTCAGAACTTCCTGCAGAGGAGTTTCAATCCTTCTCGGCCAATGGTGTACAATCACTTGAAGTGGGGGACGGGGCTTGGTGTTGACATGCAGTGGAGGCGCAGAGTGGGCGGGGGGCCTGAGTAGAGGTAGTGCAGCTGAGCTGGTACCAGAGGGGCCTGTCCAGACACACATCACAACCACCAGCATGAAGACAACTAAGATCATGTTCACAATCTGGTCTTTCCAACGGTTTTCCGTGTCAGACATGGAGAAGCCTCATAGGAGGAGAGCTAAACGCAGGTTTAGTTGTGTTAGTGGTGGGGTTCAGCACCATCTCTGTAGCAGGGGTCAGGGCAGGAGGAGTCTCGGTGgtgtggcaggcaggcaggcacagggATGCAGATGACGTCTCACTGGGTCACTGTGGGCACGGTgaacagagcagggaggagcatgaggaggggggcacaggaggaggggggcacaggaggaggggggcacaggaggaggggggcacaggaggaggggggccttTACCAGTGCAGCCTGGTCACAGCGCGGGGCAAAGGGGGGGACATGAAAGTAGGTCCACTGTCATTTCAAATGTTCCATCGATCCATATTCCTTAGTGAGGAACCACTTTTAAAACAGGAGGTTTGAGTAGCATGGAGCAGTCTGGGGGTGCAGGTGGCTGGCTAgtcaggaggggtgtgtgggggtgcaggtGGCTGGCTAGTCTGCCGGCTGGCAGGTCCGGCAGGTTCTTTGGCTCCAGGACCCTCTGGGACCTCATGCCATGGCTCTGTGCTCctgcaacacagacacagcagctcATAACAGCCCACATGGCAGCAGTACACACagccttcactcaagtagaagtacagatactcatgctttaaaaaaaaaaaaactaagtagaaagtacagatatttatgTACAAAatataaggagtgaaagtaaaaagttgtcagaaatatACAGAGGAGTACTGATACCAATTTGTTTTACTTAAGTACAGTGACAAGTTACTTCCCATCTGTGGAACAGCCCAGCACAAGCCCATACACTGACTCGGCCGTCCACACACTCTCAGccgtccacacgcacacacccctgcATGGTTGTACTAATGTTGGCGCTTCTTCTAGTAATCTTAtgctgcttaacccttgtgttatcttcgggtcattctgacccatcagtcattgtgacccaccgtcgtattgcgacaactttaccgcatacaaaaacaaagtgaagcattttcttttaaccgttgggctgtctcagaccccccacattgcaaaggtaaaaagaaaattatttttagttgtttttgtattgggtaaaattgtgtaaacacaacgatggttcgttatgaacttttgggtcatgtgacccgaaggcagcacgagggttaaatgaaCACATCGAGCTGTGCTGATGTTTGCGTCTTGGCCAGGCCACTCTCTCAAAACCCTCGAGGTTGAAAAAGGTTCAATTAAATGGGGGGGGTTGGATTAGCTTGTGTTAGACCAGTATTTTCTGTTAGAAGTATTCCTGTCAATTGGATGAACGAGGAAGGTTTTTTTTTGGGATTCCTGAAACCCAAGGATATTTTAGTAATAATCTGACCACTGTGTGACTAATTCATTCAGTCTCACGAGGGCATAAAGGCGACAGCAacatttaaccctcgtgctgccttcgggtcacatgacccaaaggttcataacgaaccatcgttgtgtttacacaattttacccaatacaaaaacaaataaaaataattttcttttaaccattccaatgtggggggtctgagacagcccgacagttaaaagaaaatgcttcactttgtttttgtatgagttaaatttgtcgcaatacgacggtgggtcacaatgactgatgggtcagaatgacccgaaggtaacacaagggttaagcaaaaCACGCCttccgccttaactacgttgacaaatatttattttataatgtttttttttttaattatttttttattttatttttattattttattttttataatagcgatatccgccgttgtcctgttctctcctccattcCAAACCTTGACCAACTGCAAACCCcgccctaccaccttaactaacacattttcttcgGCAACACCCATACCTGCCAACACCCATACCAGATGCATCACCCATACCAGTCAACACCCATACCAGATGCATCACCCATACCAGATGCAACACCCATACCAGCCAACACCCATACCAGATGCATCACCCATACCAGCCAACACCCATACCAGATGCATCACCCATACCAGTCAACACCCATACCAGATGCATCACCCATACCAGTCAACACCCATACCAGATGCATCACCCATACCAGTCAACACTCATACCAGATGCATCACCCATACCAGTCAACACTCATACCAAATGCATCACCCATACCAGATGCGTCACCCATACCAGCCAACACCCATACCAGATTCATCACCCATACCAGATGCAAGTACATTTTGAAAATAACTTGAAATATGGTGTAAATAAGTGCTCACCTTGCGACTAACAAACGCTCCTcttttagaataatcttcatacacctcctcctccacttgctTCTTTTCATCGACTGATTCATTCCTTCATTTTCACATTGTTTTAATCCAGAGAAAAGGAAACCCAAAGCACAATGTCTTAATTCCTTCCAGCCTGACCTCTGAGTCCAGTGACTTCAACCACACGAGGGAAGGATGTTCCTTCCTCTTCCAATCTCAAGTTTAACATTTCAGTCTGAATTTTTGataaattatatttaaaaaaagaaaattctcTGGCAAAATAACCAAAATGGAGCAACACAAATGTTTACAAGCATTCCAGTGTTTTTTGTTCATCTCGTTCTTGCCTCTCGGCTCCAATGAGGGGGAAATATTTATTCTGTTAACCTAGGAGAGCACTTCTCAAGAACCACTGTCAGTTACTCTTCTCCTTTaaagttataaaaaaaaaaaaaaaaaaaaaaaaaaaacatgttcataAATTATtcaacagtaaattattctACAAGTTCAGTAGATAAAATAACACTTGCAGTTCTGTCCTGAAATCATCATCACCACTTGTGCTAACTCTCTTTtccacaaaacaaaaacattgacaAAGAAGCAGCAGACTTGTGCCAGAGGTTCTTCCAATTAAAAAATAGTCCTTGGATGGGAACAGTGCGTCCTATCTGTGTCTGCTGGGCAAGCCGTGGCCGtttgagggcagctcctccaGATCGTCATCCTCGAAGCCGTGAAAGGTGGAGGTGTCGCTCTCTGAGGTGGTGCCAAACAGCTCCTCCGCCCCCACCAGggacctctcctccttctcccggcACCCTGCTTTTACACAGGGAGGAAGTGTTGACACGACACAATAGCACAGCAACAGCAACCACAACAGCAGGTGTAGAACACAGCCAAGACAAGCCAggcttattttttttatttttttttacgatATATTTGTAGCTTTTTGTCATGCTTTTTTGGACAGTTTTGAGGTGAATTGGGacaggacaggcagggagagagacagagagggaaggggacatGCAGCACAGGACCAAACCCAGGTCGCTGTGGTAAGGCCTCAGCGCTCGCCAGACATACTCTGCACATGCCTCAAGCCCCCGCCAACAAACGGATTCTAAGCGTTGCCATAGCAAGCTTCTACCGGAGCACAGAGACGCTGGTGTAATTCCAAGCTACAGCAGCCGAGGGcggaggcaggggcagggcagtgaCTCTGGCTGCAGCAGGAGAGTGTGCTCACCAGGAAGCCGGCAGGCCTCGCAGGGGGCTCTCTGGCCCGGGTGTCCTGCTCTCCTGTGGGAGCCTCGGCAGtttgagcagctgttgttggagATGCTGGACCCGCCCGGAACCTTCAGGCCTGCGGGGAGAGGAGAcacggtcacatgacccagagaCTTCCTGAACCCTGACAGACCCGTCacaactgggagtcaggtggctgagcggttagggaagcgggctagtaatctgaaggttgccagttcgattcctggctgtgcaaaatgacattgtgtccttgggcaaggcacttcaccctacttgcctcggggggaatgtccctgtacttactgtaagtcgctctggataagagcgtctgctaaatgactaaatgtaaatgtaactgctgTCGCTTTTTACAACGATCTGCAGATGTGCACGTAGAGCTTTGGAGGAGTGCTCTCAGTGTCCAAACAATTAAGACACAGAGTTCTACTGTTGGCACACCATTTTTTACATCTCTGAGCAAAGTTGCACAAAAGGAAATTGATGAGAGCAGGAAGACCATGTCTGACCCAGTGGACCTGAGATGCACAGGAAAAGCTCAACTCAAACATATTTAAGTTCAAAGTTGATTTGCCATTTCAAGTACATTAAAACAATTTGGTCTTGCTCCTCTTGACAGTTTCCTAGCTGCCTGTTTAAacctaaaataaataaatactagtCCTGTTTTAGCCATTATTCATCAATGTGTACAGACTTACGTTTGTGTTTGTCGGGTCGGTGTGTGGACGGTGACCTGGTCCCGGGGCCTCTCTCTGTCgccctgctctcccccagaTGGGAGTGGGTGTAGTGATAGCTCAGCCCTGTGCGGTTTCTGTAGCGCTTCCCacagactggaacacacacagaggccacTCTCAGTTTAACCTGCTCCAGGAACTGTGTGGATTGTACCATAGCAGGTATAAATCTCACTGTGACAGTCCTGCTGCATGTCATCGCTGGGCCGTGTGTGATGTACAGCATTAGGCTTCAAGACTTCATTCAAAAGGCCTGTTCCTTCGCTGTGGTGAGACCTGAAGGGGTCTCCATCAACAACAGAACTCCATAAacaaaggggagtcaggtggctaagtggttagggaatcgggctagtaatctgaaggttgccagttcgattcccagccgtgcaaaatgacagtgtccttgggcaaggcacttcaccctacttgcctcgggggaaagtcCATCTActtactaaaatgactaaatgtaaaaaaaaaaaatcctttatcaGAGCTGAGCTCATGTCCCCGTGCAGTAACACAATATGACATGGTCTACAGAATCGTTGGTAGAGATTAAGTATTTAATGAGGAACTGAAGACCATGGAGTTGTGAATATATCTAATGGAGGTGGATCATCTGTCTCACTAGATTATCTGTCTCACTAGGAAGGAAGCAGCTGGTTGGTCAGTTTAAGCCAGtaggagcaggagacaggatCCCTCTGATCAGGAAGAGATGGCTGTTAAGAGTCACAACACCAAGTCACTACTCAAATGCATGAGATAAAAGCATACTATACCGGTGTCACTTTCACCAAACCCACAAGGGGAATTCTACCAACTCTACAAACCACTCCAGTCTACCTAAACTACCAGCAGAGAAGGCAACAAGTTGATATACCTGAGGCCGAAGATTTTGAGTTATGCTTTTTTTTGTATCTGTCTGAAACAGAGAAAAGACAAAGCGAaccgaaggagaggagatggtgtGAGTATGACTCAGAACgacaacaacaagacaaaactcAATAGCCGTGCCTGAGGGTTTCCACATGCAAGCTGATCGGACGGTTTGAGACAACAATTTCTCTCATCTCCTGCTCTCTGTGTTTAAGAATCACATGGAGATACGGTCACCTCTAATTGCTCCGAGAAGGATTGGGAAGTGAACATAATTCACGACAGGAAGTGTACATTTGGTCTTAAGTTTAGATTCAAAGTTCATTTTCTGGTTTGtccaagaaaagaaaaaaaatccctgTAGGAGTAGGATCTTTTTCTTTGTACTACTTTTCATAACCATGCTCAAGAGTTGACTGTTCCTCTCCCGTCAACATTTTTTAAAGAATCCCTGGAAGGAATCATTACACCTGGTGATCCGAAATGAGATTGATGGATACTGTGAAGGCATGTACTCACTGTCGCAGACGTATGGCTTGTCCTGGtcatctctctccgtcctccggCGGCCTGTACCTCGACCCTGGGGGACACAACACGTCACCATGGTGACCAGCCTGACCTTCCCTAACAACacatcaccatggtaaccagACTGACCCCCTCCTGCCGGCTGCTTCTGCTGTTTCATCCGTGGCGGGGCCTAAATCATCCATCATGCTAAAGAAAACTGCATCGCCATTGAATTTCAAATAATCTATCGATCTCGTTTGCTGGATGGGTTCATGAGAtatggagaaaggggagagggtatttacattttacacaacGAGACCCAGATCGAATTTTACTTGCAAAGAGAGCCGTCAGCCACAGATAAGCAAATTCCAACGAGAGCGTTCAACTGGTGAGATAGAGGCCGGATCACTGCAGTTAGGGCTGAGGCCTGTGTTCCTGTTCTCAACGCTGTTGCTAACGATGTCTTCAGACAATAAACGTCTCACCTAGCAACAATTCAGATAAACCAGCACACCTTGAGAGATTTAAAGCTGAAAAGTGCTTCTCCGGCACCACAGATGCTCTGACAGCAAGTCCAAAGCAGAGCTGGTGAGAGTCTGTGAATGATTGATGATGCTAGCACAGCCAGTCTGCTGCACAAACATTTAGCAGTTCTCTCGTGTACAGCTCATCCTCGCTGACCACTTACCCTGCCTTTGCCTCTGTGTCTCCTTTTGGGAGTGTCCACTTCGTAATCATCATCGTCGTGGAACGCATCTTCCGCAGCATCCGCCTCCAGTACCCTCTGTGGGGCAAAGAGAATAAGCAACGATTTAACTATTTTAAAACTCTGAAATATTTATTCCGGTTTCATTTTTGAGTGACTGGAACGTAAACAGAGCTGAGCTCCACCTTGAAGGAATCTCTGGACCCCGAGGCACATTCACAATGTTGTGAGGCACATCCACGGTGCTGTGAGGCACATTCACGGTGCTGTGAGGCACATTCACGGTGCTGTGAGGCACATTCACAATGTTGTGAGGCACATCCACGGTGCTGTGAGGCACATCCACGGTGCTGTGAGGCACATTCACAATGTTGTGAGGCACATCCACGGTGCTGTGAGGCACATTCACAATGTTGTGAGGCACATTCACGGTGCTGTGAGGCACATTCACAATGTTGTGAGGCACATTCACGGTGCTGTGAGGCACATCCACGGTGCTGTGAGGCACATCCACGGTGTTGCGAGGCACATCCACGGTGTTGTGAGTGTGGatgcagggaggcagacaggactGCTGCCCTGTGAACGCACATTTCAATCTCTGGGAAAGAATCTCATCAGTATGGCTTGAGCATGCTGAATACTAGGAGGAGGCCATGACTTTGCATCAGTCTGGTTCTGGCCTGCACCCAACAACAGAAAACCATGGACTTTGTTTTACAAACCAACAAGTTTTCCCCTTTGTGTTTGAATCAATATGATcgaagaaaaataaatacatgtaagtATACAAAACATATATTAAAacattttcttctttctcttttgttAAGAGTTACAATACTAAGGATGTAAAAGCAACAATATTAAAAGATTCCGGTTAGAAAAACTTATCTTTGAGAACCTATGTAATCCCAGTCAGATACATGATTAGTTCAGGAAATTACTacccaaaacaaaacacacatttcacaagTTAGAACATGGGTTAAGGTCAGAGAAAGACCTTGATGTTTGTAATACTTCTCACTACCCTGCTCACCACTTTACACCAACTAAAGCAAGGTGTTGGTATCGCCATAGCAACGTGTGTTCGGGCCTGTCTCTACAAGCCACTGATGGGCGTCACAGACCACACTTCCAGTTTACAGTAAACACGCTCAACTATGGGGTGGTGTCAGACCGTGCAGAGACAGCATCAGCACGCCAGCTTTGTGCTGTACTCTActagctgcctcttgcaggatctctctctgtagctACAACTTCACGTGTCCTGCATGAACGGGCTACTGAAATGCGTTTTGAGAGGATATGTTGAGAGCCAGAGAAGAAAAGATATATCATATAACAAACGACAGGATAAAAGTAAATCTCGTACAAACcctctagcacacacactgatgcaagCTACAATACAGTTATCGTACTTGTTCTGTGTTTAACTGTTAACAGGGATGTCAATCAACCGACCCAGCGAAGTCATTCAGCTGACCCTAGGCAAATATAAATGCTAGTTTTACATTTTataaatttagcagacacttttatccaaagcgacatacaatcAGGGGCCCGGTTTGCCTGAGGCTACATTATCTCtcgtggtcagagtcaagacaAGGTCTCTCTGCAGACTGAAGCGTTGGAGAGCGGCTCCATCTTACTGTCTCACCTGGATCTCTAAGagactctcttcctccttcgaGTTGTTTCTCTTGTCCAGACCTTCTCCTCGTAGCAGAGCCTCCAGGGTGGTGCTCTGGTTGGGCAGGGAGTCTTTCGACATCACACCACCATCTGGATCAAGACAAAGAACAAGATCAATGCAAAGTTAACTGTAAATTAATACaaggctgccaacttttccaaaaaccttggcgtgagATTTTGTTAGAACTCTAGAGCAGCAGGATAACAGTCAAATCAGACTATCAGCTATTTTAACCGTTTGCTTTATGGTAAAAAAATCTAATAAATAAAGGGTTGTTCATCTACTGTTACAAGTTCTTTCTACAGTCTGGAATACAGCATTCACattatactgtacatactgttTACTGTAATGCAATATTAAAGAGACTCATTAATAATTTCTGG
The Osmerus mordax isolate fOsmMor3 chromosome 9, fOsmMor3.pri, whole genome shotgun sequence genome window above contains:
- the LOC136949016 gene encoding zinc finger protein DPF3-like, encoding MFGMLAPTGTPNLLGDQFYQEAIEQCRSYNARLCAERSVRLPFLDSQTGVAQNNCYIWMERHHRSPGVAAGQMYTYPARCWRKKRRLHTSMDPRLGLCGLQLDGGVMSKDSLPNQSTTLEALLRGEGLDKRNNSKEEESLLEIQRVLEADAAEDAFHDDDDYEVDTPKRRHRGKGRGRGTGRRRTERDDQDKPYVCDICGKRYRNRTGLSYHYTHSHLGESRATERGPGTRSPSTHRPDKHKRLKVPGGSSISNNSCSNCRGSHRRAGHPGQRAPCEACRLPGCREKEERSLVGAEELFGTTSESDTSTFHGFEDDDLEELPSNGHGLPSRHR